Part of the Cuniculiplasma divulgatum genome, TAATGAAGCTTTTTCCCCTCAGCTTTGATGTGTAATATACGGAAAAGATCTTCGTATAGATATCAGCGCCTCTATCTGATCTGGATCCGCCTGATATTTTCCTGTATATGACCGAAGGTCTCAGTGCCCTCTCTGCCCTGTTGTTTGTCGCTTCAACATCAGGATCAATGACGAAACGGAACAACCACTCCTTCTTCCGTTTCAGAAGATTCTTAACAAACTTTCTCGATCTCGCGTTTTCATAATCTGTATCCAGGAGGAAGACAAGTCTGTGGTAAAGATTCTCAACATCATCCATGGTGCCATGGCCATGGAATCCCTTTGCCTCATCATATACTGATTGAATGGATCTCTTTATTCCTGATCCCTCCTCACCGTAGAACTGTTCCAGTTCCTTTGCATCACAGATTATGTGAGACCAGCAGTACTGCTGATTGTTGCCTGTCTCTTTGGCAAGTGTTTCGAATGCGGAATGCCTGTCATGAACATCGGTTCCATTATGTTCACCGAGAACCTCCATGGGAACATCATGGCCGTTTCCCCTGGATATGTGGAATATGGCCTCTGTCTCTGTGAGAAATGTCCAGAGGTTGTAATTATCGCCGTCAATCCTCCATGAAGTGGAATCCATGTGGCGGTAGGATGATTCCCTGATACTGTCCAGCAACCTGGTATATTCATCTCCAAGTGCATTGGAGAGTTGTGACAGGATATTCTGTATCTCCCCTTCTGATACATGGATGCCGAATACCTCTTTCATCATCCTCGAAACGTTCTCAATGCTTATTCTCATGCCTATGCGGAAGTAGGCAACGGTGATCATTGCCCTCAGTGATAATGTTGCATTGGGAAATGCATCGGGTATTTCTGGTTCATATACCCTGTGGCATTTTGTGCAGTATAATCGATCCATACTGTACTCTATGATATCAGGTTTTATGACCGGGATATCCTCTATGATCCTTGACCTTGATCCCTTTCTCCTCAGGGGGGAATGGCACTCGGGGCATTCCTTCAGATCCAGGTGGATCCTTATGCTTTCTGTTGGCTTTTTTCTGATCCTGAAGTGCCCGGGGTGACCTTCCTGTGATCCCGGTTCTCTCTTCCCAGGGTTTTCATGATCCATGATGTCAGGTTTTACATCCTGTGGTACTGCAATGTCATAGGTCTTTCCATTCTTCACACCTACGGTTGCAGGATGTCTCTTTTTGTATTCCTCAAGTTCCCTGTTTTTGTCCTCCAGACGTTTTCTCAATTGATCGAAGGCCCTGAGAATCTTATCAATCATGTCCTGGTCTCCGGGTGTTTCGGCAAGTAATTTAATCATTCTAATAATATAATGCATTACTTATATATAGACCTTTCGGTTCATAACACTGCGTCAGAATAAAAGTGTGGCACAAGGGACTGAACTGTTACCATTAACCCACACTCTCCGCATGTCCAACCGGATCAGACATGCATAATTCATCGGGAATGTAGTTTATTACCATACAAAAGGTTCTCATTATTTATTTATCCTGGCAGACGACTTAAAATTAGGGGGATTAATATTGTATTATGAAGACACAAAATAACGCCCCGTTGTGTAATGTAAAGGATACAAAAGAATTTTTCTCCTCAGCCTTGAAGAACATGTTCGCACCTGTCATTAAGGAACATTCCATCTATACTGAAGGCGATGTATCAGGAACACTGAGGAATACCATTGCAGATCATCTGTACATTGAAACATATGTGAGAAATTACGGAGATACAGGAACACCATCAGGTGATACCATGTTCAGGCTGTTGAAGGGAATTGCCTCTGAATCAGGTTCACACAGGAGAAAAGGATCTGACAGGAATAAGAAGAGGAAAACAGTGAGAACTGGAATACAAACGATAGAGTCACTGCTGGATCTCATCGTTAAGAAGGCAATCTCCATGGGTGCCTTCTCAACAGCCGTGAATGTTGCAATAGACGAACATGACCATCCATATTATGGTGCTGACAGCAGATATCTCATGGGTGTGGGATCAAAGAAGTTCAGGGGTACAGACAGGGCATACAGATTTGCAACACTGGAATCTGTGAAGAGGGGTGAGAGGTCTGTACTTTCAGTCATGCGACATGATCAGCCTGACGGTATTGACAGTTCCAGGGAGGTAGAGACACCTATTGAACATGCGGTGGAACCTGGAATAAAGATCAACATCATTCTCATGGATCGTGGCTATCTGGATGCAGGTGTGATGAATAATGTGGATACCATGGGGATGAAATACATTGTACCTGCAAGGGACAGTCCAAGGGTGTTGAGATTAAAGAAAAAGGATACGAATTACTCTGAAAGGAGAGAGGTGGCTAAGGCCAGCTTCGTACATGTGAAATACCATAAGGACGGTAAACTTCATGATTTCTCATTTTATACAAACATTGAGGTCACTGAAGACCTGTTGAGAATCTTGCAGAGATATACCGGGAAAGGTGGAGTATTGAGAATGGTTATGGAGAGAAGATGGTACTTGAGGAGAAGAGACATTCCCCTGACATTGGCGTGAGATATTTCATATTCTATTTTTCAGTGCTGATCTATAATTTATGGACTCATAAATCTCATGAGAAGTCTTTCAGGACTGGAATGGATCATATTCATGGATTTCGTAATAGACATGAAAATGGGGAGATGGGGATCAATAACCGGTGATTTTGGATAAAGTTGAAATCAAATTCAGGTCCTGGAAGGATAGAGAAGGAAGATCAACAGCCATGGCTATGATCATGAATCACATGAAGAGATGCTGTCATGAAAAGTGAAATAAGATTGGTGAAACTAGAAAATTAAGTGTCAGTTATCAACACACGCGGAGAGTGTGAATGAATAGGAATATGTATATATGGTGTGGTGATTTGTTTTTATTATTATGGCAAAGAGAATAAATAGTATAAAGGTTGTCCATTTTGATGAAACTACTGAAAATGGTGTCAGAACACAGCAAGCATCTGTACTTATTGAAATTGAAGGCGAAAGACCTAAATTAATTCAGGGAACGCAAGTATTGAAAGGAGATGTAAACGGTAAACACACTATCAGCTATACTATATTCAATGGAAGAAATATTGGGAAAGCAACCTACTCCATAAATACAATGGAAAAGAATGAAAATGATTCAAAACTAAAAATTGTGGGCATTAGTGAGGGAAAAGTTTGTTGCGGGAATAGTAAACCGATAGACACAACATTAGTGGTACCTAATAAAACATACTCAAGCAATGATCCATCTATTCAATGCGACATTTGTCAGGAATTAGTTAAGGAAATATGCGAGGAATTGGCAGACGGCATACCTTCGGATGAGATATGTGCGGACGTATGTGTTGCGGGAGCAGGAGATATTTGCTTATTATTTGTTGAAACCTTAATCGGTTACCTTATCTGTCTATCAATTTGCGCCTCTCTCTGTGCACTGGCAATAGAGGAAATAACAGATTACGGTTGTAGCGTGGGAGCCGAGTACATATGCCAAAAGGTAGGTGTATGCTAGATGGTTTACATTAACGTGGGATGATTATAGTGGTAAAATATCATAAACCAGTTAGTTATTTGAGTCTTATCGCAGGTTTCCTCTTCATAGCGTTTTTATTAATCGGAGCAATTGCGATAATAGTCATACATTCACATGTTCTGGCCTTTATTGATCTGGGTTTGTTACCGGTAATCGTAATTGTGGGAACAGTAGGATATATAAAAAGCCTAAAAAGCGGTTCAAGACAAGAGAGAATGAGAGAACTCTTTGAAAATTCAAAGAGGAAGTGAAAAATGGTTTCAAAACACGTTCACAGGTATATCATAGGAGGGGTGGCCATATTTTTCATAGTTTATGTGCTAGTAGCAAATGCCTATCTTAGTTTCAGGGACTTTGCATTGTATGCAGCGTTGCCTTCATTAGTGATAATGATTGCTCTTGCCTTTTTTTACCGCTATCTTGAAAACAGTATCAAATTTGAGCGGAGGACAGGAACTCAATAACCCGAAAGAAAAGTATGAGGGGTTGGGGAAAGAGATGGTATTATAGTCTTTATCATAACATTGTACCCTTATTATACATAACGTAATAATTACTGCCGCATATATTTAAATATTCAAAATTGTTATATAATTATGAAACGGCTTGAAATAAACAACGCAAAGGAGATGTCTGTTGCTATACGGAATGAGATATTCCGTTCTGAGGAATCAAGGTATGATCACCGACTGCACGGCCTTCTGCTCGTCAGTGAGGGAATGAGCTGCTATGAAGCTGGAAATATATTCGGGGAAGATCCCAGAACCGTAGAGAGATGGGTTAAGAGATTCAACGAGAAAGGTTTCAACGCCCTCAGGGAAGGAGTGAGATCCGGACGGCATTCAAGGCTTACGCCTCAGCAAATGGATCAGATAGGCAGCGATCTGAGAAAGAATCCGGGAGAATTCGGATATGATCAGAATCTCTGGGATGGGAAACTTCTC contains:
- a CDS encoding halocin C8-like domain-containing protein, which translates into the protein MAKRINSIKVVHFDETTENGVRTQQASVLIEIEGERPKLIQGTQVLKGDVNGKHTISYTIFNGRNIGKATYSINTMEKNENDSKLKIVGISEGKVCCGNSKPIDTTLVVPNKTYSSNDPSIQCDICQELVKEICEELADGIPSDEICADVCVAGAGDICLLFVETLIGYLICLSICASLCALAIEEITDYGCSVGAEYICQKVGVC
- a CDS encoding winged helix-turn-helix domain-containing protein; this translates as MKRLEINNAKEMSVAIRNEIFRSEESRYDHRLHGLLLVSEGMSCYEAGNIFGEDPRTVERWVKRFNEKGFNALREGVRSGRHSRLTPQQMDQIGSDLRKNPGEFGYDQNLWDGKLLMHHIWEKFHVKIGVRTCQLIFHRLEFRRRKPRGIIAKGDPDEQYAFKKTL
- the tnpC gene encoding IS66 family transposase encodes the protein MIKLLAETPGDQDMIDKILRAFDQLRKRLEDKNRELEEYKKRHPATVGVKNGKTYDIAVPQDVKPDIMDHENPGKREPGSQEGHPGHFRIRKKPTESIRIHLDLKECPECHSPLRRKGSRSRIIEDIPVIKPDIIEYSMDRLYCTKCHRVYEPEIPDAFPNATLSLRAMITVAYFRIGMRISIENVSRMMKEVFGIHVSEGEIQNILSQLSNALGDEYTRLLDSIRESSYRHMDSTSWRIDGDNYNLWTFLTETEAIFHISRGNGHDVPMEVLGEHNGTDVHDRHSAFETLAKETGNNQQYCWSHIICDAKELEQFYGEEGSGIKRSIQSVYDEAKGFHGHGTMDDVENLYHRLVFLLDTDYENARSRKFVKNLLKRKKEWLFRFVIDPDVEATNNRAERALRPSVIYRKISGGSRSDRGADIYTKIFSVYYTSKLRGKSFITDTSSVIKRSAKPG